A genomic region of Halomonas aestuarii contains the following coding sequences:
- a CDS encoding efflux RND transporter periplasmic adaptor subunit yields MKTTIRLVIVIIVLALALGGIFGWKYLKMQDMAERNATPPPPTPIEAVTITSQSWRSALSSVGSLRAINGVEVANEVAGVVSEVAFESGQTVSEGDILIRLEDSVDQAALVALEAQAQLANETFKRYANLLPRNAVSQSQFDEARANYQAARADTEQQRAQINKKTIRAPFDGVAGLRQVDLGEYIAVGTPIVDLNMLDPIHVDYSVPERALNQVNAGRAMELTVAAYPQRVFRGEILAVAPSVNESTRTLDVRAQLDNADGALRPGMFAEVSTLSPESREVLTLPRTALSFNTYGDFVFRVAENDQGQTIVSRQQVTTGSARGDVIEITEGLAAGDRVVATGLLRLRDGQSVDVTDGGAGGGEAEG; encoded by the coding sequence ATGAAAACCACGATACGTCTCGTCATTGTCATCATCGTACTGGCGTTGGCCCTGGGCGGCATCTTCGGGTGGAAGTACCTGAAGATGCAGGACATGGCGGAGAGGAATGCCACGCCCCCGCCACCGACGCCCATCGAGGCGGTCACCATCACCTCGCAGTCATGGCGCTCGGCGTTGAGCTCGGTGGGATCACTGCGCGCCATCAACGGCGTCGAGGTGGCCAACGAGGTGGCCGGTGTCGTCAGCGAGGTGGCCTTCGAGTCCGGCCAGACCGTCAGCGAAGGCGACATCCTGATTCGGCTCGAGGACAGCGTCGATCAGGCCGCCCTGGTCGCCCTGGAGGCACAGGCGCAGCTGGCCAACGAGACCTTCAAGCGTTATGCCAACCTGCTGCCCCGCAACGCGGTCTCCCAATCGCAGTTCGACGAGGCGCGCGCCAACTACCAGGCCGCCCGCGCCGACACCGAACAGCAGCGCGCACAGATCAACAAGAAGACCATCCGGGCACCCTTCGACGGCGTGGCGGGACTGCGCCAGGTGGATCTGGGCGAGTACATCGCCGTGGGCACGCCGATCGTCGACCTGAACATGCTCGACCCCATCCATGTCGACTACAGCGTGCCGGAACGGGCGCTGAATCAGGTTAACGCCGGGCGCGCCATGGAGCTGACGGTGGCGGCGTATCCCCAGCGGGTCTTCCGGGGCGAGATACTGGCGGTGGCGCCCTCCGTCAACGAATCGACCCGTACGCTCGATGTCCGGGCACAACTCGACAATGCCGACGGGGCCCTGCGTCCCGGCATGTTCGCCGAGGTCAGCACCCTCTCGCCGGAGAGTCGTGAGGTCCTCACCCTCCCCCGCACGGCGCTCTCGTTCAACACCTATGGTGACTTCGTGTTCCGCGTCGCCGAGAACGATCAGGGCCAGACCATCGTCTCCCGTCAGCAGGTCACGACGGGCAGCGCACGCGGCGATGTCATCGAGATCACCGAGGGGCTCGCGGCCGGCGACCGGGTCGTGGCCACCGGCCTGCTGCGCCTGCGCGACGGCCAGTCTGTCGATGTGACGGATGGCGGCGCAGGCGGCGGGGAGGCCGAAGGCTGA
- a CDS encoding alpha-L-glutamate ligase-like protein, with protein sequence MWTTPARLHAKGIIGMNRRNIRYIGRYNNRRLYPLVDDKLKTKLLAQDYGITTPDLIGTVTTQFGVKHIRGMLAGHHGFVIKPAKGSGGKGILVIERVEGDRYIKPSGARLSLEDVERHVSNILSGLYSLGGSPDVALVEALINFDGSFAEYTYEGVPDIRVIVFKGYPVMAMMRLSTAASDGKANLHQGAVGVGIDIASGTAIRGVQYDRTRHDHPDTGHELASLRISDWETLMLLAAGCYEMTGLGYLGTDMVLDRDRGPMLLELNARPGLAIQMANGEGLRPRLDLIERQPDGVPAEERVAFSRRHFARSSELREPA encoded by the coding sequence ATGTGGACGACCCCCGCGCGCCTGCACGCCAAGGGCATCATCGGCATGAACCGGCGCAACATCCGTTACATCGGCCGCTACAACAACCGCCGGCTCTATCCGCTGGTGGACGACAAGCTCAAGACCAAGCTGCTGGCCCAGGACTACGGCATCACCACGCCGGACCTGATCGGTACCGTGACCACCCAGTTCGGCGTCAAGCACATCCGCGGCATGCTGGCTGGCCATCACGGCTTCGTGATCAAGCCGGCCAAGGGCAGCGGCGGCAAGGGCATCCTGGTCATCGAGCGGGTCGAGGGCGACCGCTACATCAAGCCCAGCGGCGCCCGGCTGAGCCTCGAGGACGTGGAGCGCCATGTCTCCAATATCCTCTCGGGGCTCTACTCGCTGGGTGGCTCCCCCGACGTGGCGCTGGTCGAGGCGCTGATCAACTTCGACGGCTCCTTCGCCGAGTACACCTACGAGGGCGTCCCGGACATCCGGGTCATCGTCTTCAAGGGCTATCCGGTGATGGCGATGATGCGCCTCTCCACGGCGGCCTCGGACGGCAAGGCCAACCTGCATCAGGGGGCCGTGGGGGTGGGCATCGACATCGCCAGCGGCACGGCGATCCGGGGCGTGCAGTACGACCGCACCCGCCACGACCATCCCGACACCGGCCACGAGCTCGCCAGCCTGCGCATTTCCGACTGGGAGACCCTGATGCTGCTGGCCGCCGGCTGCTACGAGATGACGGGCCTGGGCTACCTGGGGACCGACATGGTGCTCGATCGCGATCGTGGCCCCATGCTCCTCGAGCTCAACGCCCGCCCGGGCCTGGCGATCCAGATGGCCAACGGCGAGGGCCTTCGCCCGCGGCTCGACCTGATCGAACGCCAGCCCGACGGCGTGCCCGCCGAGGAGAGAGTCGCCTTCTCGCGGCGCCACTTCGCCCGCTCGAGCGAGCTGCGCGAGCCGGCCTGA
- a CDS encoding ATP-dependent zinc protease, translating to MGKRYSCLVAMLGLSLLAGCAWLPQPEEDVHDTLATRAQLDERFTRLEAAVEGQCGGQQARFTQQQQRLDRVDADLREVGSLLRGLRSDVARAGDEPERVARECAIDADIGNKTLLGRSEWIGLPDVGTYLKARIDTGAETSSLSATEITPFERDGEDWIRFKLGLNDDDAVVDSVRDRWIEAPVERRVRIIQASGEESRPVISLMMTLGTLRDRVQFTLSDRTHLDHPVLLGRRFLLDIAIVDVAEQYLHERPEFPGGKPATDAGADEAIDAAGEADG from the coding sequence ATGGGCAAACGTTATTCATGCCTGGTGGCCATGCTGGGACTCTCGCTGCTGGCGGGATGCGCCTGGCTGCCCCAGCCCGAGGAAGACGTCCACGACACGCTTGCCACCAGGGCTCAGCTGGATGAGCGCTTCACGCGGCTGGAAGCCGCGGTCGAAGGCCAGTGCGGTGGACAGCAGGCACGGTTCACCCAGCAGCAACAGCGCCTCGATCGGGTGGATGCCGACCTCCGCGAGGTCGGCAGCCTGCTGCGTGGACTGCGCTCCGACGTGGCGCGTGCCGGAGACGAGCCCGAGCGGGTGGCGCGGGAGTGCGCCATCGATGCGGATATCGGCAACAAGACGCTGCTGGGGCGCTCCGAATGGATCGGCCTGCCCGATGTGGGCACCTACCTGAAGGCGCGGATCGACACGGGCGCCGAGACCTCCTCGCTATCGGCCACCGAGATCACCCCGTTCGAACGAGACGGCGAGGACTGGATTCGCTTCAAGCTGGGGCTCAACGACGACGACGCCGTTGTCGACAGCGTCCGTGACCGATGGATCGAGGCGCCGGTGGAGCGTCGGGTGCGCATCATCCAGGCGTCCGGCGAGGAATCCCGCCCGGTGATCAGCCTGATGATGACCCTGGGAACCCTGCGCGACCGGGTGCAGTTCACCCTGAGCGACCGGACGCACCTGGACCATCCGGTCCTGCTCGGGCGACGCTTCCTCCTGGACATCGCCATTGTCGACGTGGCCGAGCAGTACCTCCATGAACGCCCCGAATTTCCTGGCGGAAAGCCGGCAACGGACGCCGGCGCCGACGAGGCCATCGATGCGGCCGGGGAAGCCGACGGCTGA
- a CDS encoding Fur family transcriptional regulator: MTDPRDMIRQAERQCQQRGARFTPIRRRVLELIATTRGGLKAYELLDRLAAEHEAARPPTVYRALEFLIDQGLVHRIESLNAYVACPCPEHAHGFQLLICRHCGRVEELHLNEINDHLARRAGELGFEVQRQTIELLGQCDACRQALDRPPAATVETP; encoded by the coding sequence ATGACCGACCCCCGCGACATGATCCGACAGGCCGAGCGTCAGTGCCAGCAGCGCGGGGCGCGCTTCACGCCGATCCGCCGCCGGGTGCTGGAACTCATCGCCACGACCCGCGGCGGCCTGAAGGCCTACGAGCTTCTCGACCGCCTGGCGGCCGAGCATGAGGCGGCGCGCCCGCCCACCGTCTATCGTGCCCTCGAGTTCCTCATCGACCAGGGGCTGGTGCACCGCATCGAGTCGCTCAATGCCTACGTGGCCTGCCCCTGCCCCGAGCATGCCCACGGCTTCCAGCTGCTGATCTGCCGCCACTGCGGCCGGGTCGAGGAGCTGCACCTGAACGAGATCAACGACCACCTGGCGCGACGCGCCGGTGAGCTGGGCTTCGAGGTCCAGCGCCAGACCATCGAGCTGCTGGGCCAGTGCGACGCCTGCCGCCAGGCCCTCGACCGGCCCCCAGCCGCCACCGTGGAGACCCCATGA
- a CDS encoding efflux RND transporter permease subunit: MTFTDIFIRRPVLATVVSLLILLAGLRAAMDLEVRQYPELESTVITVTTSYPGASSQLVQGFVTTPLQQAIAEADGIDFIESTSIQGASTIEVNMELNYDANAALAEVQAKVASQRSVLPAAAESPVIESSTGDSTALMYLAFYSERMSVPRITDYLTRVVQPKLQALPGVAKARSFGQSMAMRVWLDPRRMAALNVDPGQIVEVLQDNNYQAGVGKTRSEFVAINLTTDTDITDPAQFEDLVVRNDGGDLVRLRDVARTELGAENYDSTAWYSGTPATFMAIEQAPGANPLDVARAVREAMPEIRRQLPAGLEVVLPYDASEFIEDSINEVIKTLLEAVLIVLVVIFLSLGSVRAALVPAVAVPLSLIGAAFVMLMLGFSLNLLTLLSMVLAIGLVVDDAIIVVENVHRHIEAGESRFEAAINGAREMAVPIIAMTTTLVAVYAPIGFMGGLVGSLFTEFAFTLAGAVVVSGIVALTLSPMLSGKVLKPHGSSSRFERGVEASFNGLSRGYRGLLSRSLETVSVPVVFATVVLASIYFMFITSQNELAPTEDQGIIFFQGTAPKTGTLEYLERYAGDIQAGMEGIEGYEESFMILGGTSADTVFGGFKMAPWSERDISQMEVMPALQGALSRVTGLQTAAFPRPSLPGSSGGLPVQFVLTTGNSYEELNAVADDLLGQAMGSGNFAFLRKSIDFDRPTTRILVDRNRVADLGLTMADVGQALSTLVGEGFTNRFSMDGRSYKVIPQVEQAFRLEASMIDDYYLRADNGQQVPLSNLVRFEDSVEPSSRTQFQQLNSLILEGVPRPGVALGDALGWLNRTAAETLPPAYSVDYKGQSRQLMTQGSALVLTFFLSLIVIYLVLAAQFESWRDPLIILVSVPMSVAGAMTFITLGVSSLNIYTQVGLITLIGVVAKNGILIVEFANHLQHDKGLGKRDAVIEASAIRLRPILMTSVALIVAMVPLLVATGAGAVSRFDIGLTIASGLGIGTLFTLFVLPAFYLLLARDHNAARDAGAAARASS; encoded by the coding sequence ATGACATTCACCGATATCTTCATCCGGCGCCCGGTGCTGGCCACCGTGGTCAGCCTGCTGATCCTCCTCGCGGGCCTGCGGGCCGCCATGGACCTGGAAGTCCGCCAGTACCCGGAGCTCGAGAGCACCGTGATCACGGTGACGACGTCCTACCCCGGGGCCAGCTCCCAGCTGGTGCAGGGCTTCGTGACCACGCCGCTGCAGCAGGCCATCGCCGAGGCCGACGGCATCGACTTCATCGAGTCGACCAGCATCCAGGGGGCCTCGACCATCGAGGTCAACATGGAGTTGAACTACGACGCCAACGCCGCCCTGGCCGAGGTGCAGGCCAAGGTGGCCAGCCAGCGGAGCGTGCTGCCGGCGGCGGCCGAGAGTCCGGTCATCGAGTCGTCGACCGGCGACAGCACGGCGCTGATGTACCTGGCGTTCTACTCCGAGCGCATGTCGGTGCCCCGCATCACCGACTACCTCACGCGCGTGGTACAGCCGAAGCTCCAGGCGCTGCCCGGGGTGGCCAAGGCGCGCAGCTTCGGCCAGAGCATGGCCATGCGCGTCTGGCTCGACCCGCGGCGCATGGCGGCCCTCAACGTCGATCCCGGCCAGATCGTCGAGGTCCTGCAGGACAACAACTACCAGGCCGGCGTCGGCAAGACCCGCAGCGAGTTCGTGGCCATCAACCTGACCACCGACACCGACATCACCGATCCCGCCCAGTTCGAGGACCTGGTGGTGCGCAACGACGGCGGCGACCTGGTCCGTCTGAGAGATGTGGCGCGCACCGAACTGGGCGCCGAGAACTACGACAGTACCGCCTGGTACAGCGGGACGCCCGCTACCTTCATGGCCATCGAGCAGGCCCCCGGCGCCAACCCGCTCGACGTCGCCAGGGCCGTCCGCGAGGCGATGCCGGAGATCCGTCGCCAGCTGCCGGCCGGGCTCGAGGTGGTTCTCCCCTACGACGCGTCGGAGTTCATCGAGGACTCCATCAACGAGGTGATCAAGACCCTGCTCGAGGCCGTCCTCATCGTGCTGGTGGTGATCTTCCTGTCGCTGGGGTCGGTCCGTGCCGCCCTGGTCCCGGCCGTCGCGGTGCCGCTGTCCCTGATCGGGGCGGCCTTCGTGATGCTGATGCTGGGCTTCTCGCTCAACCTGCTGACCCTGCTGTCCATGGTGCTGGCCATCGGCCTGGTGGTGGACGATGCCATCATCGTGGTCGAGAACGTGCACCGCCACATCGAGGCCGGAGAGTCACGATTCGAGGCCGCCATCAACGGCGCCCGGGAAATGGCGGTGCCGATCATCGCCATGACCACCACGCTGGTGGCGGTCTATGCGCCCATCGGCTTCATGGGGGGGCTGGTGGGTTCGCTGTTCACGGAGTTTGCCTTCACCCTGGCAGGCGCGGTGGTCGTCTCGGGCATCGTCGCCCTGACGCTCTCGCCGATGCTCTCCGGCAAGGTGCTCAAGCCCCATGGGTCATCGTCACGCTTCGAGCGCGGGGTCGAGGCCAGCTTCAACGGTCTGTCCCGCGGCTATCGCGGTCTGCTCTCCCGCAGCCTGGAAACCGTCTCGGTGCCGGTGGTGTTCGCCACGGTGGTGCTGGCCTCGATCTACTTCATGTTCATCACCAGCCAGAACGAGCTGGCCCCCACGGAAGATCAGGGGATCATCTTCTTCCAGGGCACCGCGCCGAAGACCGGCACGCTGGAGTACCTGGAGCGCTACGCCGGCGACATCCAGGCCGGCATGGAGGGGATCGAGGGCTACGAGGAGTCCTTCATGATCCTCGGCGGCACCAGTGCCGATACCGTGTTCGGGGGGTTCAAGATGGCCCCCTGGAGCGAACGGGATATCTCGCAGATGGAGGTGATGCCGGCGCTGCAGGGCGCCCTGTCCCGGGTCACGGGCCTGCAGACCGCGGCCTTCCCTCGCCCTTCCCTGCCCGGCTCGAGCGGCGGCCTGCCAGTGCAGTTCGTGCTCACCACCGGCAACAGCTACGAGGAGCTCAACGCCGTCGCCGACGACTTGCTCGGCCAGGCCATGGGCAGCGGCAACTTCGCCTTCCTGCGCAAGTCGATCGATTTCGATCGACCGACCACCCGTATCCTGGTCGACCGCAACCGGGTGGCCGACCTGGGCCTGACCATGGCCGATGTCGGCCAGGCGCTGTCGACCCTGGTCGGTGAGGGGTTCACCAACCGCTTCAGCATGGACGGGCGCAGCTACAAGGTCATTCCCCAGGTCGAGCAGGCCTTCCGGCTCGAGGCGTCGATGATCGACGACTATTACCTCCGGGCGGATAACGGTCAGCAGGTGCCGCTGAGCAACCTGGTGCGCTTCGAGGACAGCGTGGAGCCCTCCTCGCGCACGCAGTTCCAGCAGCTGAACTCGCTGATCCTCGAGGGGGTGCCGCGCCCCGGCGTGGCCCTGGGCGATGCCCTGGGGTGGCTCAACCGGACGGCCGCCGAGACCCTGCCGCCGGCCTACTCGGTCGACTACAAGGGGCAGTCGCGACAGCTGATGACCCAGGGCAGCGCGCTGGTGCTGACCTTCTTCCTGTCGCTGATCGTCATCTACCTGGTGCTGGCGGCCCAGTTCGAGAGCTGGCGTGATCCGCTGATCATCCTGGTCTCGGTGCCGATGTCGGTCGCCGGCGCCATGACGTTCATTACCCTCGGGGTCTCGAGCCTGAACATCTATACTCAGGTAGGCCTGATCACCCTGATCGGGGTGGTGGCGAAGAACGGCATCCTGATCGTCGAGTTTGCCAACCACCTGCAGCATGACAAGGGACTCGGCAAGCGTGATGCGGTCATCGAGGCGTCGGCGATCCGCCTGCGGCCGATCCTGATGACCTCGGTGGCGCTGATCGTGGCGATGGTCCCGCTGCTCGTGGCCACCGGCGCGGGCGCGGTCAGCCGGTTCGACATCGGCCTGACCATCGCCTCGGGGCTCGGCATCGGCACCCTGTTCACCCTGTTCGTGCTGCCGGCGTTCTACCTGCTGCTGGCACGGGATCACAACGCGGCCAGGGACGCCGGCGCGGCGGCGAGGGCGTCATCCTGA
- a CDS encoding outer membrane beta-barrel protein, translating to MQTRNRPAGFVLLPLVLAVSAASNAQAQATAGNGNWTHNVGVTVGNEYDDNIFAERENRQDDTITVVSPFAELVGKGERHQVRLYGNAERGKYHAFESENYTDWRVGTEGRFAYSDAGSVFGGLNTGHGHESRTSPDAVNGKEPTVYDRIGAFAGVNHSFGRVTSRVGGTWESLDFDDVEADGGFSIEQDDRDRDLTTFGARIGYRVSETLEPFVQAAADVRDYDLSPESDSLDRDSQGANAAVGLIARPTPSLKAEVLVGWMEQDYDGNALEDVGTHDLGADLTWQPAGSATRVSARLDRTIEETTVEDASSSVRTVLGGGMTTALRPDLTLDLNASYGDYDYQGVERNDNLLGLGLGLRHYLNPHLFVGMKYDFLQRDSSEPGEDFDNNRLMVNIGTQLARGYEDEALLAAARDSDALDGLYVGVQGGSGEVGTAQSGPRATGQGGNLRADFRDADTTLGLFAGYALALDDWRLGLELEADRADAEWTHARRGGGRVFSVEKHHDLGLGLRVGRLVAGGNEVYGRVGLVRGRFESRFAEGGEADDRTEWLDGRRLGGGLEAPLARTLGLRMDYSFTDYEDIDIGIGETDDFATEESLMRLGLAWHPWRQASERAAVSPEAYRGFYAGLQGGYGSLATDLTGPRTAPTELDAQFGDSGALAGLHAGYGLTLQRFYLAAELEAEASDITWNHERTPNGRNYSVDRESSLGVALRAGYIIDSGALLYLRGGSAWTDFETRYARGNQQVDLDETEQGWRVGGGIEVPIQEQLRLRMDYTHTRYDEVEVDYGSGVDRLDNEENVTRLGVTYQF from the coding sequence ATGCAGACAAGGAATCGGCCCGCGGGATTCGTCCTGCTGCCGCTGGTGCTGGCGGTATCTGCCGCCAGCAACGCCCAGGCCCAGGCGACCGCGGGTAACGGCAACTGGACGCACAACGTCGGCGTGACGGTGGGCAACGAGTACGACGACAACATCTTCGCCGAGCGCGAGAATCGCCAGGATGACACCATCACCGTGGTCTCGCCCTTCGCCGAACTCGTCGGCAAGGGGGAACGCCATCAGGTGCGCCTCTACGGCAACGCCGAGCGCGGCAAGTATCACGCGTTCGAGAGCGAGAACTACACCGACTGGCGCGTGGGCACCGAGGGCCGGTTCGCCTACAGCGACGCCGGCAGCGTCTTCGGCGGGCTCAACACCGGACACGGCCACGAGTCCCGCACTTCGCCGGATGCCGTCAACGGCAAGGAACCCACGGTCTACGACCGCATCGGCGCCTTTGCCGGCGTCAACCACAGCTTCGGCCGGGTCACCAGCCGCGTCGGCGGCACCTGGGAGTCGCTGGATTTCGATGACGTGGAGGCCGATGGCGGTTTCAGCATCGAGCAGGACGACCGGGACCGCGACCTCACCACCTTCGGTGCACGCATCGGCTATCGGGTCTCCGAGACCCTGGAGCCGTTCGTCCAGGCGGCCGCCGACGTGCGGGACTATGACCTGTCGCCGGAAAGCGACAGCCTCGACCGCGACTCCCAGGGCGCCAACGCGGCCGTGGGCCTGATCGCCCGCCCCACCCCATCGCTCAAGGCCGAGGTGCTGGTCGGCTGGATGGAACAGGACTACGACGGGAATGCCCTGGAGGACGTCGGCACCCACGACCTGGGCGCCGACCTCACCTGGCAGCCCGCCGGATCGGCCACCCGGGTGAGCGCACGGCTCGACCGCACCATCGAGGAGACCACCGTGGAGGACGCCTCGTCCAGCGTGCGCACCGTGCTGGGCGGCGGCATGACGACCGCGCTGCGTCCCGACCTGACCCTCGACCTCAATGCCAGCTACGGCGATTACGATTACCAGGGGGTGGAGCGCAACGACAACCTGCTGGGCCTCGGGCTCGGCCTGCGGCACTACCTCAACCCTCACCTCTTCGTGGGCATGAAGTACGACTTCCTGCAGCGCGACTCCAGCGAGCCCGGCGAGGACTTCGACAACAACCGCCTGATGGTCAACATCGGCACCCAGCTGGCCCGCGGCTACGAGGACGAGGCCCTGCTGGCCGCCGCCCGGGACAGCGACGCCCTCGACGGCCTCTATGTCGGGGTGCAGGGGGGAAGCGGCGAGGTCGGCACCGCCCAGTCCGGGCCGCGCGCCACCGGCCAGGGCGGCAACCTGCGGGCCGATTTCCGCGATGCCGACACCACGCTCGGCCTCTTCGCCGGCTACGCCCTGGCCCTGGACGACTGGCGGCTCGGGCTGGAGCTGGAGGCCGACCGGGCCGACGCCGAATGGACGCACGCCCGCCGGGGCGGTGGCCGGGTGTTCTCGGTGGAGAAGCACCATGACTTGGGCCTCGGGCTTCGGGTGGGCCGCCTGGTGGCCGGCGGCAACGAGGTCTACGGCCGCGTCGGGCTGGTCCGCGGGCGCTTCGAGAGCCGCTTCGCCGAGGGCGGAGAAGCCGACGATCGCACCGAGTGGCTCGACGGTCGCCGCCTGGGCGGTGGCCTGGAGGCGCCCCTGGCCAGGACCCTGGGGCTGCGCATGGACTACAGCTTCACCGACTACGAGGACATCGACATCGGCATCGGCGAGACCGATGACTTCGCCACCGAGGAGTCGCTGATGCGCCTCGGCCTGGCGTGGCACCCCTGGCGCCAGGCCAGCGAGCGGGCCGCCGTCTCGCCGGAGGCCTATCGCGGCTTCTACGCCGGCCTCCAGGGGGGCTACGGCAGCCTCGCGACCGACCTCACGGGCCCGCGCACCGCACCCACCGAGCTGGATGCCCAGTTCGGCGACTCCGGCGCCCTCGCCGGCCTCCACGCCGGCTACGGCCTGACCCTCCAGCGGTTCTACCTGGCGGCGGAGCTCGAAGCGGAGGCCAGCGACATCACCTGGAACCACGAGCGCACGCCCAATGGCCGCAACTACTCGGTGGATCGCGAGTCCAGCCTGGGGGTGGCCCTGAGGGCCGGCTACATCATCGACAGCGGCGCCCTGCTCTACCTGCGCGGCGGCTCTGCCTGGACGGATTTCGAAACCCGCTATGCCCGGGGCAACCAGCAGGTCGACCTCGACGAGACGGAACAGGGATGGCGCGTCGGGGGCGGCATCGAGGTGCCGATCCAGGAGCAGCTGCGCCTGCGCATGGACTACACCCACACCCGCTACGACGAGGTGGAGGTGGACTACGGGTCCGGCGTGGATCGCCTCGACAACGAGGAGAACGTGACGCGCCTGGGTGTCACCTACCAGTTCTGA
- a CDS encoding inactive transglutaminase family protein — protein sequence MSRLPFYLIVALLLVSGVALSIHRHVQFEVPWTPGEQRQVWDIEAQVNFVADGGPAKVNMALPSSQQGYRILTEHTASPGYGLAFLEQQGGRRAEWSTREATGDQQLYYSVQVLVAPDARKTSIEPPPLQRDNVWESPYDTAASQVIERAWSRSADHFTFARELIQDFTDERQGENARLLLTQFDRAPLLVRLLNQADVPAREVSGLVLESGRRRQNLMTWIQVFEDQEWVLFNPRTGERGRPDNLLLWESAGQAVLEVEGGSNSRVNFSMISRNQPAAAAVRSQLADDTLLNFSIHSLPLEDQALFQTILLIPIGALVVVLLRVLVGIKTSGTFMPVLIALAFIQTTLVTGLVGFLLVVAVGLVIRNYLSYLNLLLVARVTAVIITVIAIISVFSVLAYRFGLNAGLTITFFPMIILSWTIERMSILWEEEGPKQVLIQGGGSLMTAVLAYLAMNNPWIRHITFNFLGVQLILMGLILLLGNYTGYRLLELRRFKPVTED from the coding sequence ATGTCACGACTGCCCTTCTACCTGATCGTCGCCCTGCTGCTGGTGTCCGGTGTTGCCCTGAGCATCCACCGCCACGTGCAGTTCGAGGTGCCCTGGACACCCGGCGAACAGCGCCAGGTCTGGGACATCGAGGCCCAGGTCAACTTCGTCGCCGACGGTGGCCCGGCCAAGGTCAACATGGCGTTGCCCTCGAGCCAGCAGGGCTACCGCATCCTCACCGAGCACACCGCCTCGCCCGGCTATGGCCTGGCCTTCCTCGAGCAGCAGGGGGGGCGGCGCGCCGAGTGGTCCACGCGAGAGGCCACCGGTGACCAGCAGCTCTACTACAGCGTCCAGGTTCTGGTCGCCCCCGATGCGCGCAAGACCAGTATCGAGCCCCCTCCCCTGCAGCGCGACAACGTCTGGGAGTCGCCCTACGACACCGCGGCCAGCCAGGTGATCGAGCGCGCCTGGTCGCGCAGCGCCGATCATTTCACCTTCGCCCGCGAGCTGATCCAGGACTTCACCGATGAGCGCCAGGGGGAGAATGCCCGGCTCCTCCTGACCCAGTTCGATCGCGCGCCGCTGCTGGTGCGCCTGCTCAACCAGGCGGACGTGCCGGCCCGGGAGGTCAGCGGCCTGGTGCTGGAGAGTGGCCGTCGCCGCCAGAACCTGATGACCTGGATCCAGGTCTTCGAGGACCAGGAGTGGGTGCTCTTCAATCCGCGCACCGGCGAGCGGGGACGCCCGGACAACCTGCTGCTCTGGGAGTCGGCCGGTCAGGCGGTGCTCGAGGTGGAGGGCGGCAGCAACTCCCGGGTCAACTTCTCGATGATCTCCCGCAACCAGCCGGCCGCGGCCGCCGTGCGCAGCCAGCTGGCCGACGACACCCTGCTCAACTTCTCGATCCACAGCCTGCCCCTCGAGGACCAGGCGCTGTTCCAGACCATCCTGCTGATCCCCATCGGGGCACTGGTGGTAGTGCTGCTGCGGGTGCTGGTGGGCATCAAGACCTCGGGGACCTTCATGCCCGTGCTGATCGCGCTGGCCTTCATCCAGACCACCCTGGTCACCGGCCTGGTCGGTTTCCTGCTGGTGGTCGCCGTGGGACTGGTGATCCGCAACTACCTGTCCTACCTGAACCTGTTGCTGGTGGCGCGAGTGACGGCGGTGATCATCACGGTCATCGCCATCATCTCGGTCTTCTCGGTCCTCGCCTATCGCTTCGGCCTCAACGCCGGCCTGACGATCACCTTCTTCCCGATGATCATCCTGTCCTGGACCATCGAGCGCATGTCGATCCTCTGGGAGGAGGAAGGCCCCAAGCAGGTGCTGATCCAGGGCGGCGGGAGCCTGATGACGGCGGTGCTGGCCTACCTGGCCATGAACAACCCCTGGATCCGCCACATCACCTTCAACTTCCTCGGCGTCCAGCTGATCCTGATGGGCCTGATCCTGCTGCTCGGCAACTACACGGGCTACCGCCTGCTCGAGCTGCGCCGCTTCAAGCCGGTCACGGAGGACTGA
- the hisI gene encoding phosphoribosyl-AMP cyclohydrolase: MSQSFKALERAPRDSHVPLAEILAAVGFNADGLIPAIAQQHDSGEVLMMAWMNRDALEETLRTGRVCYWSRSRGKLWRKGESSGQQQRLMAAALDCDGDTLLLQVDQTGPACHSGRRSCFYVALEGDRARISSDPLIDPDTLYGKG, encoded by the coding sequence ATGAGCCAATCCTTCAAGGCCCTCGAGCGGGCCCCCCGCGACAGCCACGTGCCCCTGGCCGAGATCCTGGCGGCCGTCGGCTTCAATGCCGACGGCCTGATCCCCGCCATCGCCCAGCAGCATGACAGCGGCGAGGTGCTGATGATGGCGTGGATGAACCGCGATGCCCTGGAGGAGACCCTGCGGACCGGCCGCGTCTGCTACTGGTCGCGCTCGCGGGGAAAGCTGTGGCGCAAGGGGGAGAGCTCCGGTCAGCAGCAGCGGCTCATGGCCGCTGCCCTGGACTGCGACGGCGACACCCTGCTGCTGCAGGTGGATCAGACGGGGCCTGCCTGCCACAGCGGGCGGCGCAGCTGCTTCTACGTGGCGCTGGAGGGCGATCGGGCGCGCATCAGCAGCGATCCGCTGATCGATCCCGATACGCTCTATGGCAAGGGCTGA